CGTggaatgtgtggttttgttgttatttttcatcGACTTATTTGTCGTCCTTCAATCCTCTTTCAAAAACCCCAAGCCTCTAAGTATTGGCGCTTGTCCTATTAATCATCAACCGATCGGCAGTCCAGTAGGCAATTCTTCGAGTCAGATCTCGCGTAAATCTTCAGCTTAGTCAAGATGATTGACTTCATCAattgggaaaggaaaataatataacTGCAACCGCAACTCACGTCAAACACTGCACCAAATTGCTATTCATTTGTCAGAGAGAAAGGTAAATCCGTCCCCATCCCCCTTACAACTTGCAGATGAGTCTATGCGGAGGAATACATCCTATCGCGCTTCTTCAACCGTACACCGGTACACGGTACACATCGCCATACGCGAgcttgaccaaaatcatcatcaaatcACCGATTACGATAATGAATGTTTATGACGACGTTGACGATGGTAACCGAACGTCTTTTGCGCACTTTCCCAAGCACGCCCAAGCCTCCTTCTCCAGCAGGCTGGGCGGGAATGCATCGTTACGATAGCGGCGGCGTAATAAATAAAGGGAAATTATCAAAGTTTCAGCATCATTTAGCGTCGACTAAGTgtggtgtttgtttggttttttgcacgGCTACATTGGTGCACTGGTGTCCGTGTGTACGGTTGCCAACAAAATACCGGTGGACCCAGGGCCGCCAAAGACGTGTTTTACTCACAGCGGCGACAACGACAACGGCGTCTTGGCAGCGTCCTCTGTGGGGCACCAGCCCTCGGTACCGTATGACGATTGTTTAATGTACTTTTTGCTCCCGACCCAACACTCACCTTCGGGGGGGAACTCGCGTGTGGACTAGTTTGGAATGTGAGTATCTTACCTTGGAGCAGCAGTATTTTGTGGACTGTGGAAACAAATATCACATTATGGCGGTGTGCCTTTTTTGCAGCAGGGAACGACTTGAGATCAGATTTATTAGATGTTTGCACCTTGACAACAATTCGATTAtatgagctttttttctcttacggGATACAGGAAGCGTAAACTTCAGACATAACACGAAAACTTTTCAATGATTTTGATGTAGTGATTCATACCATATTCAAGccctttaaaataatttttaaaatatttgcttaaAATATCAGCTCTAAAATATTCTACAGTATGTAACGTAACTTAGTCGACAatccaatatatttttttgaagaacGGCTAAACCctataaaaacttttttttagcaagTTTTCACGTAGGATTTGGTACCGGTCTTATCTAGTGAAACTGCCGtcacaacaacacacactcCAAGCATCCTCAAATCTTATTTGTGActtgaaaagaaggaaaatgagGATAAGAATTATATTTGATTATATTAGAAGAATTAtaatatgagaaaaaaataatgtctCATATTACGCGATGTCTGAAACAACGCCTTACAGTATTACTATACAGACACAAAACAGAAATTTATTGACGGATTACTATTCTAaaactcattaaaaaaaagtaggggagggggggggaggttGAGGGGAGGCGGTGATATGACACCGGCATTATAAACGAACAGTGGGGAACAGTTCAGCTAACTACGCTCAGCCACTAACCGAACTTGAATCCGGAATGAAAATTGGAGATTACTCCTGAGTTTACTCCGGAGCATTCTGATATCAACTctggagtaattcggagtacATTTCGGACATACTACGGATTAGTAGCTCCGCAATTAGTCCGCATTAAACCagagtaattactccggagctACTCCGGAGTTATATCCGTATTAATCCGGAGCtactccggagttaaatccgtattaatccggagtaattactttggagtatactccggattttatacgtcggagtcggagtggactCATGAATCCGCTCCGGAGTTCCCACTAGTGATGGTCGGGTCGACCCGAACCTAACGGGACGGAGCCATTCATAAGCGACCCGAACCGGTTCGGGTCgttcagtaggtgcaacgattccggtaggTGCAAGCTGCCATACGCGACTCTCAGCCGTGGGTTCAGTGAGTTCGGGCCGTgggttccgattccgattctgCGGCACCCGACTCTGGGTTGAGCcatgaaatgaatcgtatgacccatcactagttcCCTAGTGTGAACTAGTGTGGAActgacgccgtttatcacatacactatCGGGCTGCCCCTGTTTGTAGTAAATATACTATGCTTATAAGAATTCCGCTTACAGAGTTAACAAGGTTAAGTTTATTTTGAAACATCCTCTTATGTAAGCTAAATtgccaaaacacataaacaaatcattcaaacGTTATAATATAGTACGATCACTCATCGTAAAGGTGCATTACTGCAATTTCGCTAACGATGCACTTGTGGCTTCGATCGACCCGAAAGTCTACCGTGCGCTGAACGGGTACGGACCTACCGCCGATTCCGATCGGTCCAAAAACGCAACCAATACTTCCTCCACCTGCTGGCAGCATGTTGCTAAAGACCTTTATCGTCCCATAAAAGCCACAGTTTCCATAATGGCACAGCTTGAAATCACTTTATTCTTTCTGCCGTTGTTGTGCCGCACTTTCCTATACCTCCCGTGCCGTGTGCCATCCCACAAAAGCACATTATATGATCGACGCCTACCGCTGTTACCTGTTCGTAAGCGACTCATCAAAAGCTCAAATCGTACGGGGAACGAACGCGTTTACATTTTCTATCACTTTTTCGCCTCCATTTTCGGTTTGCTTGTCGTACGTCTCCAGCTCATTATCTTCACTTCCATTCCTTCTCTTCTCCGCTCTTGCTTTTATTGCAACATTCTTAATCCGGCTGGCGAGCCAGATTGAAAGAAATTCCCTTCTAAACGGtcataatttgatttttattatgttttcttgCCTTGTTTCGTATCATCTGCATTCAGGCgcgatggttgtttttttttgttattcgatGATGATTActgcttcttttcttctcgctTCGTAAAAGAGAGGGTGTTATATTTTGAACGTGAGTAAGTGCATAAAATGGGCAACAGAACAGCACAATGCTAGAGAAaagttaaatacaaaaagaaagaaaaaactcacacaaGTAGGCAAAACATTTGTAAAGAAATGGTGAACAAATGAACCTTGTCGGAAGGGGAAGGCAAAAAGGAAGGGAGGAAGAAAATCAATATCCAAAAATTATGAACGGGAAAAAAGGCACCATGAATAAGACCGAAGAGCACGTGAAGAAAGGAGAAATGTTAGGCAAACGGCGAAAAcggaggttcgtcgcttgccgctcgttgaagttttgttttgattccaGCGCAAGGTCTTTTGTTTGCTCCCGGCCCGGAACCATGATCGAACCGCGAAAACTTCGGCCGTACTGAATACTCATCCCAGATCATCTTTCGTTCTACTTACGGGCTTGGGATCAGTTCCTCGGTATGagtgatttcaatttttagcTACGCTTTTCAGCTGGGTCGAACGATTTTTGAATCATGGCCGATGGCCAAACCCCTTAAACGCCAAAAGGGTTCTGGGTTGGGGCCGCGCGTAAAGAATTCGTCACGGGCACCGCACGAGACACCCTCAGAAACGAATCATACCGTGGCATCGGTTCACGTCCTTCATGTTTGATCGACCATGGAACGGTGCGGCCTACTAGGTCGGGGCataagaagagagagagaaaagaaacgtcAGCCACTTTTCGTAGCGTAAGAAGACCCACCCTGTCGGAGATCGTATTAAactgaaattaaaaaacacaataatgaATGTCTCGGACGCAGTCGAAATTCAATCCAACACCTCCACTCTACGTGACCATTCCTCCCTGCTTTTTCTCACTCTCGCGCTGGGGGAACCGATCAGGCCTGTGAACATGGATTTAAGACGCACCACCAACCGTGCAAACTGCGCTTGGATttattcaacaacaacaaaaaaagctgaacTTAAACTTCCGAATACCCCCGAACGAGACGGTGGCATTCAACGATCTAGTGAACGGTTTTGTTAAATCCTCGCAAGCACCGAATTCGATCAGTTTCGTTCAGTTTTcgacgtaacaaaaaaaaaacaaattctgcCCATTTCAACGTGAGCTGTTCTTGTTCTCCACCTTGAGAAGCCATTTAATGCGTTTTGGAAGCGctcttttccttttgcccTGTTCCTACTTTGTTCATCCTCGTCCCCGACACAGGTGAGGAAAGATGAATGACATTCGCACAGCGGTGATCCCGAATTAATGATGGCACCGAGGCCACGGAACATTTCGGTCATAATTTCCTGTCTCGCGCATACAACCATAGTGGTTTCGGCGGCACGAATCAAAACACCCATCATTCCTCTGATTCTTTGCTTCtcatttctttttccaacttttttttgttttgttttgctttgagaatgaaaaaaaacaataccaaCAGAGTGCGATCTCTTTCGGCGGGGAAGGTAAGGCACGAAAGCTTCGGTGTGCGAGGCTTGCGAGGAGGAAATGAATTATGGCGACATGATGGGGACCATTGGCGTTCGATGTAGTGTTTTGACAAGCCAcggaaaattgatttcttctCATCTTTTCGTACCGCGCTGGGAGTTCCAAAGCGAGAAGCTTTTTGGGGATGTGCTTTATTGCCCGTAAGGAACTGGACAACATTATTGGGgtggtaaacaaaacaacaaaaaataatctgTGAGAACTATTCGCTGATGATCATTTAAAGCGTGTTATTAGTGTCGTAAATGTGTTTGgtagtgaaaaaaattaaaatacaagcAATTAAGGCACTtcacgcaaacaaaaaaactcgaaCATTTCGGAACCGAAGATACATACAATGTTTTCGTTTAttgcttttgaaaataatttatttagctCTGTTGATACACGCACGAATGATGACGTCTCCGGTCGGAATTGATTACTTTTCATTAGCACAATTGTAGAAAAGGTTCAACTTTAGTATGTCTTTTTCGCTCAAACCTTTCCGCTGACCGATTCGAGCATTCGGATCCTTTGGCACTATTGTCTTCCTACCGTTCTTGCTGTACGCAGTTGCACTGTAATGCATCACGCTGCCATAATCGTACGGAACTCCAAAGTCTACCAACGCCCCAGCAGCCCACTTGTGGAAATTCATCTCCATGTCCGGCTCAATATTGTCCCACAAAATGTCCACGTACTCATCACGATCGGATACGGTGTGCTGATGAACGAAGCAAAGCATATGCAGAAACAGGTGAACGATTGTGCCCAACTTGAAGCACCCTGTACCAACGGGAGCCGGCTCCACATTCAGTATTTCTGGATAGGGATAATAACCCACAGGAGCATGACATCCTGGCCTCACATTAGTAACGTTCACAAAAGCATACTCGTCGGTACGCTTCACAAACTTAATGCAGGATGCCGACTGGATATGGCGCATTGCTCTTAAAATCTGCTTGATTTGGAAGGAAGCTAAGgagaaaatatataaaatcgTCTATTAATATCTATAAGTTTGGGTTTTACAGTACGGTGTGTTCTATTCTTTACTAAAATGTTTCTCGTCAATTGAAACTGGAACGATGCCTCCTGGCCAGCGACATGAAGCGTTGTTCAAAGCGTTACGCCTGTTGCTCATAAGAGAGTGAAGCTGTTCATCACGGAGCATCATATCTCCTTCAAACTGTACACTATGTTCCTCTTCCAGCTCATTCGGTTGCCAATTTCGTTGTCCAGAAACTGTTTATCAAGAGATACTTAAATATATTACAACAACCTCAACTctccaagaaaaacaaaattaccattTTCTTGAGAAAGTTTAACAATTCCTGCTTGGACAAGAGTGCAAGCCAACACTATGAACGCACAACTTTGCCCTAAGAGCATCGCTAGCTATTGTTTACTCTCACTCAATGTTCCCAACTGGTTGTTCCAATGTTCCTATTTATAAGTAACCTTTCACAATACGATAAGGAACTCGTTTATTACCCCATAATGCACCTTTGTACTATTTTAT
The DNA window shown above is from Anopheles funestus chromosome 3RL, idAnoFuneDA-416_04, whole genome shotgun sequence and carries:
- the LOC125768038 gene encoding seminal metalloprotease 1-like, which translates into the protein MLLGQSCAFIVLACTLVQAGIVKLSQENVSGQRNWQPNELEEEHSVQFEGDMMLRDEQLHSLMSNRRNALNNASCRWPGGIVPVSIDEKHFTSFQIKQILRAMRHIQSASCIKFVKRTDEYAFVNVTNVRPGCHAPVGYYPYPEILNVEPAPVGTGCFKLGTIVHLFLHMLCFVHQHTVSDRDEYVDILWDNIEPDMEMNFHKWAAGALVDFGVPYDYGSVMHYSATAYSKNGRKTIVPKDPNARIGQRKGLSEKDILKLNLFYNCANEK